The following proteins are co-located in the Malus sylvestris chromosome 13, drMalSylv7.2, whole genome shotgun sequence genome:
- the LOC126596265 gene encoding probable inorganic phosphate transporter 1-7 yields the protein MANDQLEVLNALDVAKTQWYHFTAIVIAGMGFFTDAYDLFCISLVTKLLGRIYYQKHGAAEPGSLPHNVSAAVNGVAFCGTLTGQLFFGWLGDKLGRKRVYGMVLMVMVICSIASGLSFGREPKAVISTLCFFRFWLGFGIGGDYPLSATIMSEYANKKTRGAFIAAVFAMQGFGILAGGTVAIIVSAAFKARFPAPSYEADPATSIFPEADYVWRIILMFGAIPALMTYYWRAKMPETARYTALVAKNAKQAAADMSKVLQVEVEAEQGRTEQGGNDFGLFSKEFLRRHGLHLLGTTSTWFLLDIAFYSQNLFQKDIFSAIGWIPKAKTMSALEEVFKIARAQTLIALCSTVPGYWFTVAFIDRIGRFSIQIMGFFFMTVFMFALAIPYQHWTLKENRVGFVVMYSLTFFFANFGPNATTFVVPAEIFPARLRSTCHGISAAWGKAGAMIGAFGFQYAEKGIGVRNSLIILGVVNLLGLLFTFLVPESKGRSLEDLSGEGEQENAAPSGSRQQENETAPV from the coding sequence ATGGCCAATGATCAATTGGAGGTGCTGAATGCACTTGATGTGGCCAAaacacaatggtaccatttCACAGCAATTGTGATTGCAGGCATGGGATTTTTCACTGatgcatatgatctcttctgcATTTCCCTTGTCACGAAATTGCTCGGCCGCATTTATTACCAGAAACACGGAGCTGCAGAGCCAGGCAGTTTGCCTCATAATGTTTCGGCCGCTGTCAATGGTGTTGCCTTCTGTGGCACCCTAACTGGCCAGCTTTTCTTCGGCTGGCTTGGTGACAAATTGGGCAGAAAACGCGTCTACGGCATGGTCCTTATGGTCATGGTCATTTGCTCTATTGCCTCCGGCCTCTCGTTTGGTAGAGAACCCAAGGCAGTGATTTCAACACTCTGTTTTTTCAGGTTCTGGTTAGGCTTTGGCATTGGCGGCGACTACCCTCTTTCAGCCACTATCATGTCTGAGTACGCAAATAAAAAGACTCGCGGAGCCTTCATTGCTGCCGTGTTTGCTATGCAGGGTTTTGGGATTTTGGCTGGTGGAACGGTTGCAATTATTGTGTCTGCAGCTTTTAAGGCAAGATTTCCTGCACCATCTTACGAAGCTGATCCAGCCACCTCTATTTTCCCTGAAGCAGATTATGTTTGGCGCATTATTTTGATGTTTGGTGCTATCCCAGCTCTGATGACTTACTACTGGCGTGCGAAAATGCCAGAAACTGCTCGGTACACTGCCTTGGTGGCCAAGAATGCCAAGCAGGCTGCTGCTGATATGTCAAAAGTTTTGCAGGTTGAAGTTGAAGCAGAACAAGGGAGAACTGAGCAAGGAGGGAATGATTTTGGTCTTTTTTCAAAGGAATTTCTTCGGCGTCATGGTCTTCACTTGCTCGGAACTACCAGCACATGGTTCTTGCTTGATATTGCCTTCTACAGCCAGAATCTATTTCAAAAGGACATCTTCAGTGCCATTGGTTGGATTCCAAAGGCAAAGACCATGAGTGCTCTTGAAGAAGTCTTCAAAATTGCCAGAGCGCAAACCCTCATCGCCCTATGCAGCACTGTCCCAGGGTACTGGTTCACTGTGGCATTCATCGATAGGATTGGAAGGTTCTCAATTCAAATAATGGGCTTTTTCTTCATGACTGTTTTCATGTTTGCATTAGCCATTCCTTACCAGCACTGGACTCTAAAAGAAAACCGAGTAGGGTTTGTTGTGATGTACTCATTGACCTTCTTCTTCGCCAATTTCGGTCCAAATGCCACGACATTTGTGGTGCCTGCAGAGATTTTCCCAGCAAGGTTAAGGTCAACATGTCACGGAATTTCAGCTGCGTGGGGGAAGGCCGGGGCAATGATTGGCGCATTCGGATTTCAGTACGCAGAAAAGGGAATTGGGGTGAGGAACTCCCTTATAATTTTGGGTGTGGTCAACTTGCTAGGCCTGCTATTTACATTCTTGGTCCCTGAATCAAAGGGAAGGTCATTGGAGGATTTGTCTGGTGAAGGAGAGCAAGAAAATGCGGCTCCATCAGGATCAAGGCAGCAAGAAAATGAAACTGCTCCGGTTTGA